Within the Lycium ferocissimum isolate CSIRO_LF1 unplaced genomic scaffold, AGI_CSIRO_Lferr_CH_V1 ctg10053, whole genome shotgun sequence genome, the region atttatgtccgccgcctcgacttgacccgaggtgggcccgcaagtcccgagacttcccttatttgatttgtttggttcgtttccgtacgatatgaaaggaaaatgtttgcctatgactccaaGGTCCGTTAGAAATGTCCTATAACGTTATTTGAACATTCCTCACTACGAATGATGCTAAATTTTTCGaggaatgacctacgatgtgtttttgagaaaaattgataattcaAGTCCtttgacttttgtatattaattccgattaactcgatactcattttgagccttctgatcctaatgtgttcgtatatgaaattatgtgtcgagtcctgaaacttacttttgatatgcatatggtttctgcactactctgctcgtgccaatgattatgatttcattcgccggtacccgggccggttctgtgatcgtgcgcattatgacatattcggcagtatgatgtgttacggtttccgagacctcgccatagggccggttaccgtttatggtgttatgatgtgatatggcatctgatatattcgatgatttgatgtgtgtgatgttatgatgtgttcggagatgtacggagatttgaaaacacggagtatgatgtgttgtggcaccagcgtcagggggtgaccacgttcctgagccctatgcatgacttttatttgcattttgtatattcgcattccgcacaggtttgatctgttacttcgtatttgttttgtatcttcGACTCCGGTCATGGTTTGGATTATCTGTAcctacgctttacatactcggtacttctttcgtgcgacccctttcttcgggggctgcgtttcatgccgcgcagtacagaCGCTCGGTTGGGCAATCCTCGGTTTAGGCTACCCAgtctgctactttggagtgctccccttgatccggagcccatattttggtatatgtcttttgctatgtatattctgtacatttgtgactgttcgggtacggcggggccctgtcccgtcatatgttcgtatgttctgttctgcttgtagaggcctgtagtcatatttgtgggtcatgggtccggtttgttcgtatgtgattctgtttcgcatccttaagcggcccgtatgctactatggccgatatggcccacatgtttgtatgtatgtgtatgtctgggcgatgtgcattccgccagttttgattttgatatgatgattacggGCGACCGCTTGGGATAGCATTCGTTCGATAATTGTGTGATGTGCTATCGATTCACCGGTACGAATGATATCTGTTTAatctggttcgtaagtttgtttgggtgcctaggtagggcaccagtcacggcccacggggctgggtcgtgacatatatgttttgggcatgacggggtcctgtcccgtccatatgtctagtactctagtagaggctcgtagatacgtatgtgtgggtagtatggtctcacagtttctcatcgtatgtatatatatatatatatatatatatatatatatatatatatatagccgaagggcttatgtatataagataaatatgtttcaagtgaaaaatggtttttctatgattataagtatGAAACTAATGATTGACCGcaaaatgagtaatagaatgagtggtgctcggtggttagccccgggtacccgtcatggccctagtcgggtcgtgacaatcacatatacatgtatagggTATAGTAAAATTATGGTCTAATGTGGGCTTGCCCCCTCACACAGACCAaccatgataaaaacatgaattagggtttcaAAATATGATAAGTTCACCTttctattcaataaagaacttttgaaaagaaGTCATGTattccaaaataagattttcaaaagagacataccttaattaagccttacataattcaataatttacttttacaacgaagaacacccaaaaccctagcttcagtcaccttgagaaggattactttgcaaacccttggtttttcattcaagaatcatgttaagaatcatgggtttaattctaggattgattaataatgttaaaaatgtccttagggtttatgagaatgagaataattcataaaattaactGAATCCCGCTATTTATATACACAGTTGGAGGCTGGTGAAATACGGccagaaatacggaccgtatttcaaaatacgggctgTATTCTGTAGGCCGTATTTAACAATAAGGAAAACAGTGAGCAGTATTAGCGAATAGCGAACAGGTAAAATACGTCCAGAAATAcagaccgtatttcaaaatacaggCCGTATTTTATGATGGCCAAAAACAGTGAGCCACCTAGGAAGGTGAGTGAAATACGCctaagttatacagaccgtatttcaaaatacgggccgtattcttGGCCGTATTTTACATTTGACAAAAACAGTCAAGTCAATTCTCCAAGACACTTTCACACTTAACTCGGATCTAtggagtgttacattatccccccccccccccaagatcattcgtcctcgaatgagaaTCGTAGCCTAGAAAGAATTCACTAAACCACAAGTTGTTTCAAACAACACACAATTCATCTACGAATAATTAAAACGCTAGCTCATACCTGccatagggaacaagtgaggatatcttttcttcatgtcctcctttgcttcccaagtagcttccttaGTATTATGGTTTCGCCACAACACTTTAACCGATGCTACATCCTTTAttctcaaccttctaacttgacgATCTAAAATCTGaactggttcttcttcataagacagaGCTTCATCAATTTCAATATCTTCATTGTGCAACACATGGGAAGGATTAGATTTGTACAATCTCAATATCGAAATgtgaaataccggatgaaccATGGACATCTCAGCCGGTAATCTCAACTCGTAATCTACCTTCCCAAGCCTTTTTGTAATCTCGTAAGGACTAATATAGAgaggactaagctttccctttcTGCCAAAACGCATTACcccccttcataggtgacactttcaagaaaaccttgTCACTAACAGCAAATTCTAACTCCCTACGCCTCATGTCTgtataagacttttgtctactctgagcgGTCTTCAGTCGCTGCACAATAAGATTTACCTTCTCAATCGCCTCATGAACTGAATCGGGACCCAACAACTCCACTTTTGttggttcaaaccaaccaattagAGACCGACaacgcctcccataaagagcctcataaggagACATCTAAATACTCGCTTGATAGCTATGGTTGTAAGAGAATTCCACCAGAGGTaggtgttcatcccaacttcctccaaaatTGATTGCACAAGcacgcaacatatcttccaaagtttGAATAGCTCTCTCTGCCTGCCtatcagtttgaggatgaaaggcagtgctcaatttcactctagtccccaaaccttcttgaaacgtATGCCAGAAATGAGCAGTAAATTGCGTACCTTTGTCGGATCTGATAGATGCCGGAACACCGTGCAACCTAACAATCTCCTTCAAATATAACTAGGCGTACTCCACCACGGCATATGACGTCTTCACAGGAAGAAAATTGGCAGACTtcatgagtctatccacgatcacccaaatcgaatcatacTTGGCCCtcgtgcgaggtaaacctgcaACAAAATTcatgtttatcatctcccacttccattgAGGAATCTTAATGTTTTTAACCAAGCCAccaggcctttgatgttcagccttcacctgttgacagttTAGACACTTAGacacaaagttagaaatatcaacctttatgctcttccaccaataatgttgtttcaaatccctatacatcttggtggatctCGGATGAACAAAATACTTCAAA harbors:
- the LOC132041378 gene encoding uncharacterized protein LOC132041378, whose product is MSPYEALYGRRCRSLIGWFEPTKVELLGPDSVHEAIEKVNLIVQRLKTAQSRQKSYTDMRRRELEFAVSDKVFLKVSPMKGDIEIDEALSYEEEPVQILDRQVRRLRIKDVAS